The genomic segment CCATTACCATTATTGCAAGCAGCTTCTCCCAGTTAGGAATCCTTCAGCGTTATTAAAATGTTGTGCTACTAGTCAATGTCCATGACCAGTGGTGACCTCTTGAACCCATGGCACTGTGGTGCAACTGATTGGATATTGGGTATATATATTGCCTACAGGGTCACCAGGGTCATACAGTTTCTCACACACAGGCGACGCCTACCTCGGCCTGCGTTCACTCAACGGGGAGGGTCTCAACATCGCCCCCTCTCTACAGCTGCAGGTATACACTGAGGACAGCTGCAGAGCTGACCTCAATGCCGTAAAACCCAGCCACCCAGAATCCTTGGATACCCACCTCTGCGTAGCTCCCGTAGACCTTGACCTCTCCCCAGATCCCAACCCCTACTTTACCTTTGACCCCATTAATCCTTTCCCCAACAtaagcacaaacaaaatgaccCTCTGCACAATGAGCACTGAAGAGCTTACAGCTTCCCTCAAGAGGAATAATGTCAGTTAGTTTAAGGCtctaaatttttttaaatgttgcaaatCCTTCTATAGACACGTGTACATATGTAAATCTTAAGAGAGCACAGGTCCACAAATCGGGTTTGGCGATTGAGTCTGCAAACCCTCTACTTAATCATCAGTTTGTCAAGCTATAGGTTTTCATGCACCTTCCAACCCTTCTAAACATTCCTTTATCCCATATCTTTATACTTTCACCCTCTCACCTGTGTAGCCTGAGAAATTTCCTTGTGATTGAGATCTTGACATATGCTGTTTTAATGTTCTGGGGGATCCACAGATTTCTGCTGTTAAGTGCTTTATAATCTAGAAATTTAACAATTTAGTTAAGTACCTGCCTTTTGGCATCATTTGctgtctttcatttcatttgacgCCTATGTGATTTAATGGAGAGTCATTAAGTTGATGGGTATAATGTTATACCTATATTGTTTGAATTAAGTGACtaaatggggggtggggggggactcGAGATAAAAAGCAATCATGAGTAATACAGACTGGTTCTGATGCATGCAGTAGAGGTTTGTGGATGCCGTGACTCCTCTGCTCAGCTTGTGGTTgtctagttaaaaaaaaaacagcagctggtcGCATCAAGATTTCAGTCTTAGTGTTGAAGTTTGTGTTGAAActtgtgggtttgttttgtctctgacaGGTGGATACCCTGCACCGTGCTACACACCTGACGGGCGGCTATGAGGAGCTGTCGGGTAGTGGCCTCTACACCCCTCATCGCCTGGATGTGAGTAACTTAAAGTCCATCTTGTGCACATTGAATTGCTGTTGATATAGTTACAGTTGTAACCTAGACATCCCAAAAAAACGTGGCTATAATTTTTAATaacaaatttaaatacaaaattttAGGCCTTGACGTCATGAAAATCACCAAATGGATGCTCACTGGGATGTGAGATAAATCAATCGTGGCTTCTTGCTGGGGAATAAGTTGTTGGGAAAGAGTTCAACATCAGGAATTTATAACTTCAGACTAATGACAAGTTTGTTTGACATGAGCCAGGTCTCGCTCTGACGTCATGGAAATGTAGTTCACGATAAGCTCACGAGATCAAGGCGGCTGCAGTGTTTGGAGCCAGGCCCTGCGATACTTCTGAGCATGATTGGAAACCCCAAATCTTCCCGACCTTTGAGCTGATTCGTTTAGATGTCGTATCACAACATGACTTTCctttgacatattttgtttatttttgcttttatttgtcaGATTTTGCACTATATCaaagttttctcttcttctgttaaCTGAATAAATGTTGCGGTTGATTGTCATTTTCATCCATCAGAGAGGCTCTGCTTATATTACATTTCAATCTGATGGTTTTTTAGTCTATGATGGGAATATTAGTTAACTCCTGAAATAACATCTGATTTTAAACCTAGACAGTCTAAATTAAGATTGCTAAGATTACCTCTATAGCATTTTAAAAGGCCGCCTGTCATGTTGACTGCTATTAAAACAATTATTGAAGACTGAATACAGGATGAATAGATCTTATATGCAGCCCTGACTGCAGCTTTTTGACACTGCCTCCTGCTGCCACCGCCTTCTCTCGTCCATTAACTAGGCGAGGCGCCGTTCATCTTGTACGAGTCAGTCAATCAGGAAGCTGCCAACTTGTCTTACTGTACAGGTAGTTCTCAGAATGAACACAGCATGTCTGCTTCCAGTAAGCTATGTTAAGGTGGCATCATTTGGCTTGTAAGCAGACATACTTGATTTAGACTGCTGATTGTTAAATGTCCTCTTTATGTGCAACACTCATATCCCTGTCTTTTTGCAGGCTAACAGCTGGCAGGACACCACCAACCCCCCCTCGGTCACCTCCCCTCCCGGTCCTCCTGGCAGCGTCCACTCCGACACCTCCAACTGATCCGGCGGCTCTCCCTGCCATCACTCCATTCCCACTGTGGTCTGCTCTGACTACCATCTTCTATCCCCATTCTTCAATATTCCCTTGTCTCTCAACTGAACAGCCGCACAGAgctgttttttgcatttcataaacacacactgtgctggaACACAGGACAGCCGAACAGTAGTTGGGAGGAACTCTCCCTCCACCCCACAGCTCCACATCAACGCTCGAAGCTCCATAACTCTGAAGAATGAAAGAGGGATGGAGTTTTACCGATACCGAGACATAGAAATCATCTTTACTATTATGGACTTTTTGAAAACCACTGACCCAGCTGTGTAGATGATCATGATGTCTGTACATTATGTGTATATGCACGTTAACTTCACACAGTACTCACACAGCTTGTCCATGTGCTGTCGACCTCTGCACTTGATCCTTTGCTTTGGAAAACTGTGTGTGATTGCCTGTATCTCTTGAAGCCTTGGCATTTGCAGCCAAACTGTTGATACAGATCACCAGGGAGCTCTGCTCACCTTGCTCGTACCAAAGTGCTGCCCCAGTAGTTGTCAACACATCTGTTCCTCCAAGATCACCCTCTGCCAACTCGACACAAGACGCTGCATCTCCCAGTCCTTATAGGTTGATATTTCATTCTGTTGGAGATTTCAAAGTGAATAACCGAAACATGCGCAAAGGTGCATGCTACCCCCTCTTCATAAAACACACCCAACAacgtttcagttgttttcagaGTAAGCTGACATAAAAGATGTGTCAAGCGCAAAAGTTAGCATCCTTGTTATGAGTGTCTCTACCTGTAAAAAGGTAGTTAAGGGGATCACTGTTTCTAAACCAGGCAGGACAGGTGATAATAGGGCTGgcgagaggaggatgaaagggCAGAGTGAGGAGAATATCTTTGGTTGAGTGGATGTAACTAATAGCCCTTTTTTGTTGCTAACCAATAGAGGGTGTTGGTAGATGGCTTGTAGACTTTACTTCTTGCTTTCTGTCCACTAGTTTATTTGATTGTAGGCTATTTTCTAATGCTGTTTCACCAAGAATGCACCAGCCACCACCAAAAATGAGCTCAATAAAGCATCTAAAAGACGTTAGGTGAAGGGGTGGAAAGATTGTGGGGCATTGATGTGTTATTGGGACAAACGTGACATGAATTTAGAAACGTGACTGTCTTCCATGCATGTAGGACTTCTAGGCgtgatattattttcatttaacctTCCGAGTTTTTAGCTTCGtttttattaacaaaaaaaaaatttaaagggTATAATTATTACAGTCagaccaaaaaggaaaaagtgcaTCATGTATTGCtatgatgtgtgtgtctctgtgtgggcGTGTGTACAGTCTTCTTGGgatgtttttgtcaaactggCTGGTGCCCTCTGACCTTTGTGAGCATTATAGAGACTGGGTGCTTCCACCAGCCAATGACAACACCAGGTGGGGCTCAACTGAGATCTCCTCCCCATCTCGAAACACGTGAGCTCTTGAGCCCGAGGCAACACGCTACGACCTTCTGTTGtaccaaaaaccaaaaatacCACGTTCAGCAATGTAATAATGctactctgtctctctctaaaGTTGGTGCACAGCCACCTCTGCAGTTCGAGGCGAGGAGGGAATTATATTtgtatctgtgtctctgtgtggtgtTGTCATGCCTcaagttgatttgattttgttttttggggggagggaggggggggggggggggggggggggggtgggtcaTTGGAGTGAAAACTGTCATATCAGACCTGTAATTTGATTGTGAGCATAGGAGGCATCTTCTCCCCTTTACCCATCTTTTAATAtcttctggtaaaaaaaacaacttttctgttttttagtTCTATGGCCAATTGGGCAAgggcttctctctcctctgttacCAAAAAAAGAGGCAGCACTGGGTGTAGTAAAACTCTTAACTGGTGTTTAAGACAAACCTGCAgcatttttgggggatttttcattatttggaACTATTTTATACATTAAATGTTATGTGAATAACAAAGCATTTTGATAGTAAGGTAAAAGCCTTATGAATATTTAAGTGTCAGTCAAGACTTTGTTGAACTATATGTTACAGAACAAAACTTGAGCTTATAAGCTGGTCACACGTGATATCCCACATTTAATTACTTGTTTTGTTACTCATCGCAGTTCATACGACTGTATCTTATGAATAACGTTATCACCACACCAAATTGTCAtgccccctcctcaccctcctttTTCTACCTGTTGTAATGGATGTCACTGTACAGTTTGTGTAATGTttcagtatttcttttcttttcttttataaactTTTGATGTTTGGTTGCGATGCCAGTTTTATTTGGCCTTTGTGTCACGGATTCACAATAACTCTGTATCAACTTTTGAATATTATTTAGGTCTTTTGTTACATAACCGAGTGGCAATGTAAGGTTTAGGTGTCACGTTTGGTGCTGTGGAAAGATTGTTGAGTCTGTTGAGGTTCTGCAATTGACATTGTCTAGTGTATTTTGCCCTTCTCATCCGATTCCACTGCCATTTCTTAACATTTTCCACACTCCCTCAGATATACAGTCACTTCCTTAAAGTTTTCCCCTACTTTGGTCTAATTTAGTCCTAAATCTTCTTTCAAAACCGCTccaaaaatgacatcaaatcAGATATTTCTGTTTATGTAGTGATAAAAGGgagtttttaaaacaaagttacaCAGATACTGTTAAATTTGAGCTTTGGATCCTTTACATTTATAAGCCATTGATAACCAAATGTAGAAGGTGCAGATGTCTGTATTGTGGCAAGTGAATCAGATTAATTTTGACAACTAAACAGTTTATCTTAAATTGTTCAATTCATGTTACAAcctgaaacaagaaaaagaggtAGACTTTCACAATAAGTGCATGGTTTGCACTTGGCTCCAGTCGTCATGCACCACTCCTGTACTCACTCTGCTTGAAAATAATGACTACAGCAAAAACACTTACATTAGTGTACACCGTATGTGCTCCCCTGTAGTTTTGCAAAAGATCTGCAATTCTAAAATACAGAACTTTGAGTTCACTTTCTATTGACCATTATGTTTAAATCTGCTTGGCTTCTGCAAGTGACTAAATGACTTCCACAGCATCAAACATCTTCTTAAACCttttttgatttctgtttttattagtaTATTTGTATCTCCCCTCTTTCCCTTGTATTTacccctctctctacctctgtcTTTCCATTTCTCTTGTATATACCCCCACTGTTTTCAGACTTGTGAGTCTGTATGAACTCCTTTTATACCTCAACTTTAGAATTGTTCTAgaaagagtaaaacaaaaggaagaatATGACAAATTGTAGTGTTCTTAttagaaaattaataaaaatgatttagtgtgattttttttctcccagtatttgttttcagattttaagagtgtttcattttataatttgtCACAAATGCTCTTGTGATAGTCAAATGTAATAAAAGGAGAGATGGCACCATCTGATGATGTGAATAAGTCAGTCCTCATGGAGACTCCGGACAACATCATCCTGAGAAATGACAGCATTGTGGATGTTATCCTTTTCAGGTTTTTAGCTGATGCatctttatacatttttaaatccattaaCAATTGCAAAGCTTTACAAGAGGTAGTTTGGCAGAATCAAAACAATTTACACAACGTGTCCTGGTTCGATGACAGTAAAATCAAAGTCCATGCAGGCCTAGAGCTCATACCCGTGCATTGTCCAACTGTCTTCTTTATTGTTGGTGTCTTGATGCATACACAAAGCCGGGTCCTCTGGCTTCTGGGCACTGCCAACAGTTTCCTAtggacaaaacataatttaccGAGTGCAAAGGACAACTagggacaacaacaaaaaaatcaagttaCAGTCGAACTAATTTAAAGCCCCCATTTTCTAAGACTaactttgaaaaatgtttacatttaataCCCCAATGCTCTGGGTTCCCTCCAGACACCAGTAGAGATTTTtgagatttttacaaaatgaaaaggaatcaAGAGGAGGAATCTTCTGGTTCCAACTTGCACAAGGTAGCAGGCAAAATGTTTTGCTTCCAGCCTGATATGTTAAATTGGAAACCAGCATGTGCAATTGTGCGCTAAGCGAAAAGCTGCATGAGTCACTGAGGGAGAATGTGATAAGACAAAAACCCTTTGTCCCGATCTGAATCTTTTCCAGTTGATCTAGATTACAGGTACTGATGCAgcgaataaaacatgttttaaagcGTGGGAGTTTAAATGTGCAGATTTCACATGTTGCATCTTGTGGTTTCCTGATAAATAACCATCTGTATCAATAGGAATTGCAATAAAGGTACCTCAGGTAAAGGTGAGTCAATCTCAACAGGTGAAGGCTCCCGCTGCTGAGCATCACCTGTCCGACACAGGCAACACAGGATCCGCCTGAACGTCTTCCGCATATCCTCGTCTCGCAGGGAATAGATGATTGGATTGACCAGAGAGTTGCACTCAGCTATCACCAAGCAGAACTTCTCATAGTCATTGGCGTGGCTGTTTTTACCCAGGAGCCCGTCCAGCAACAGAGTAATGAGGCCTGGTGTCCAGCAGATTACAAAGGCGCCTGCAGAGATGAGGGGCCGGAGGAGTCGGCAACAATAAACTCAAATTTTCCACAACATCAGCAGTGTAATATGACACCGGTCTCAAAGTGCAGCTGTAAGATATCCGCTTTGATTGCTTATTATTACGGTTAATTGGGCGCAGGAGATGAGTCACCAGAGAAATGTGATTTCAATTTTACTGTGACACACTGGAAATTCCTAAGAACCTCTGCAACTAGCATACCCACAGGAGGCAGACACGGTCAATAGAAACAAACAAGACTGAGCTGTGAAACTGGTTTGTGGGCGGGGGAAGTGGAAGCTGCAGGTCCACAGCGAACACCCACAGGTCTCTGAACTAGTGCACATCTTaaatgtttcagtttctctCCACATGAAGTGGAGAGGTGAATTCAGGcaaatggactatatttatatagcttATTGACCACTCAGAGTGCTTGACAGGGCAAGTCACAAAactcattcacattcacacagtgctgcgATGTGGAccgggggaagctgggatcgaatCGCCTACCTTCGGGTTAGAGTATGACCgactacctcctgagccactaAACATGACTTTCTGAGGAAAATGTAAAGGAGACATCTTTAACATTTAGTTACATGTTAAGAATTCATGCAAAAGTAGCTTCAAATTAAGGGTGGGCGGTATCGCGAATATATTCTATGTATCGCTGCTAGGTGTACATGAGATGTATGAAATGACAATATCACTAATAAATTTGTGGCATTTGTGttccctcgctctctcgctctcagtcacacacacacagacaaaaagagagCGCCATGgacaaagtgaaagtgaacGTGAGTCGGTGCTGGACTTTCTCACCCAAAACCATGGAGATAGTTTTCATCAGATTGAAGACAGTCTGGTTTTGCTGCATCTCTGAGGTGTGCTGAGACACGTACCGGCTTTGGTATCTTACGTAGACGAAGATACGAGTGTATATGGCAGCCATGATGAAGAAGGTGAGCAGGTTCAGAGCTGCCCAGAAGATGAGGAAGCGGCGACTGTAAAGCGGAGCGACGGTGGAGCAGTCCTCCAGGTGGCACTCGCAGTTCCAGAGCATCGAGGGCACCAGGCCCATGATGATGCCCACGGCCCAGATGCAAACTATGAGCAGCACCACCCGCCGCTTGCTCATTTTGCTGTGCAGCTGCATGGTGAGAATGGTCTGGTGGCGCTCCACGGCGACGGCCAGCAGGTTGGCCACAGAGGCCGTCAGGCTGATGTCAATCAGGGCCCCGCGGATGTACCACTGCTCCTTGGTGAGCGTGCTGGTCCAGGGGCCCGTGTTCAACATCAGGTTGGCATAGGCGACGCCAGCAAACAGGTCAGCTGCCGCCATGTTGCCAAGGAGATAGTAGATGGGGAAGTGGAAGCGGCGGTTCATGAAGATCGCGACCATCACCATCAGATTAGCCAGAACTACAATGAGACACACCGTCAGGCCCAGTACGAGCACCACAAAGTCTCGCGTCGTCCACACCGTGCTGATCTTCTTGCCCACCCAGTCGTAGAAGAAAGTAACATTGTGGCTGTAGTTGCAGGAGTTCGACATACTGCTCTCCATGGCCCTGACTgcagacacaaaacagaaagtCAATCATATTTACCTGCTTTACCCACAGGAGGTGCAACACGAAGCAATGTTCAACACTGTATCCATTCAGTAGAAGATTTCCATTCAGTTAATAATCAATATTCACCATGCGAGAGTGTTTCAGCCACATCAATCAAATATTatgattagagctgcaacagttaatcgataaatCAATAAGTactcgattactaaattaatcgtcagtagtttttatggaaaaattcaaagttctctgatttctgcttcttaaatgtgaattttcttggtttctctgctcctctgtgacagtgaacaaaatatattggtgtgtagacaaaacaaaacatcatcttgtggtttggggaaacacaatcatcatttttcactattttatgacattttatggcccaaacaacaaattgatttattgagaaaataatcaacagatgaatcaatTATGAAGATAATCATCAGTTGCAGGCCTAATTATGATTTTACAAAGTGGATCTACTAAAAACTTAAGAATAGGAACAGAAGACAGCCACAGACTCGACTTGTACCCTTTTGTAATGACGACGCATTTGATTGTGACACTACAATATCATGCTGACCTCTGGATTCTGTGGGTCAGGACTACACATAACGGGCTAACTTCACCAGTGGGATCAAGGGGCTGCACAGATACTCCTGGATGGCAGAGAAGAAGATACATTCAATGGATGTGTTACTGTATGAATCACCACTGTACATGTGATGATATGACCAGAGAAGCATAAAGGGAAATAAACTTGTGTTCATCCCaattttcattgacaaaaagTCAGAGCACAAAGGTCCCTCAGTGTGTCACAGACATTGAAGCTGATGTCCTCAcgttgcttgttttgtccaattTACAGTGATAGTTGGTTGGACACtaaaacaagtttgtttttccgTCTGGGGCATAACTTTCAGAACACAAATCGTGTTTTGTTGCCTGATACCACGTTTCCGCTCTCGTCAGTTATAAGGAAACTCGCTGatttaaattgacttttttttttttttttttgcaaaagaaaagaaacgactGCACTTTGAAAACCTACTGTCGTTTCAGAGTCTCCTCCATCCAGACGGGTCCGACATGGAACCGTTGCTCCTCGCTGCCATCAGCGGAGACCGAGAGTCTTCGAGCTGCTCTGTGTCGTCAGGTGGAGCCTGTGAATCATTTTCACTCAGAGCAGCTGGACCCCGACGGACAGGTTACCGGTGGTGCCTCCACGCACAGCCT from the Scophthalmus maximus strain ysfricsl-2021 chromosome 17, ASM2237912v1, whole genome shotgun sequence genome contains:
- the lpar2a gene encoding lysophosphatidic acid receptor 2a yields the protein MESSMSNSCNYSHNVTFFYDWVGKKISTVWTTRDFVVLVLGLTVCLIVVLANLMVMVAIFMNRRFHFPIYYLLGNMAAADLFAGVAYANLMLNTGPWTSTLTKEQWYIRGALIDISLTASVANLLAVAVERHQTILTMQLHSKMSKRRVVLLIVCIWAVGIIMGLVPSMLWNCECHLEDCSTVAPLYSRRFLIFWAALNLLTFFIMAAIYTRIFVYVRYQSRYVSQHTSEMQQNQTVFNLMKTISMVLGAFVICWTPGLITLLLDGLLGKNSHANDYEKFCLVIAECNSLVNPIIYSLRDEDMRKTFRRILCCLCRTGDAQQREPSPVEIDSPLPEETVGSAQKPEDPALCMHQDTNNKEDSWTMHGMMLSGVSMRTDLFTSSDGAISPFITFDYHKSICDKL